Proteins encoded in a region of the Diospyros lotus cultivar Yz01 chromosome 9, ASM1463336v1, whole genome shotgun sequence genome:
- the LOC127809864 gene encoding uncharacterized protein LOC127809864 isoform X1 gives MVEEMASLRSTGLVDPGWDHGVAQDERKKKVRCNYCGKIVSGGIYRLKQHLARVSGEVTYCDKAPEDVCLKMRENLEGCRFGKKPKQIEYDEQTYLSFPSNEDVEEEEHIGYKSKGKQLMGDKGLVINLAPLRSLGYVDPGWEHGAAQDDRKKKVKCNYCEKIVSGGINRFKQHLARIPGEVAPCKNAPEEVYLKIKENMKWHRTGRRHRRLDAKEISAFYMNSDNEDEEEEQEEDTHVSNERLLLGDKRPGKDSRTFKGMPSSSGSESLMKRPRLDSLVLTTPKSQMPTSYKQVKLGSRKSRKEVMSAICKFFYHAGVPSNVANSPYFHKMLELVGQYGQDLVGPSSRLISGRFLQDETATIKSYLHEYKASWAVTGCSILADSWRDTQGRKLINFLVSCPRGIYFVRSVDATDIIEDATCLFKLLDKVVEDMGEEHIVQVITENTPCYEAAGKMLEEKRKNLFWTPCAAYCIDQMLEDFGKIKLVGECIDKGQKITKFIYNQIGLLNLMKKEFTGGQELLRPSFTQYASSFATLQSLLDHRIGLKRMFQSNKWLLSRFSKSDDGKEVEKIVLNATFWKKVQYIRKSVDPIMLVLQKVNGDENLSMPYIYNDMYRAKLTIKSNHGDDARKYGPFWSVIDSHWTSLFHHPLYLAAFYLNPSYRYRPDFVAHPDVVRGLNSCLVRLEPDSGRRISASMQISDFGSAKADFGTDLAISTRSELNPAAWWQQHGINCLELQRIAVRILSQTCSSFGCEHSWSTYDQNHNQRRNRIAQKSLNDFVFVHYNLRLRERQTRRRSNDSITVDGVLQESLLYDWLVDADKQVLPDDEEMLYSEMEQGDAYENEMIEYEDGNPLCEGRKGSLEMVSLAVANVQQQPLDVNPPHNTGTTTDDDDAADLNFLDDDDLSD, from the exons ATGGTTGAAGAGATGGCATCACTTCGATCTACTGGACTTGTTGACCCTGGATGGGACCATGGTGTTGCTCAagatgagaggaagaagaaggtcaGATGCAATTACTGCGGAAAAATAGTCAGTGGAGGGATATACAGATTGAAGCAACATTTGGCTCGAGTTTCTGGAGAAGTAACATACTGTGACAAGGCTCCAGAGGATGTTTGCctgaaaatgagagaaaatctAGAAGGATGTCGTTTTGGTAAGAAACCTAAACAAATTGAATATGATGAGCAAACATACTTGAGTTTCCCGTCCAATGAAGATGTAGAGGAGGAAGAGCATATTGGGTATAAAAGCAAAGGAAAACAGTTGATGGGTGATAAAGGTTTGGTCATAAATTTGGCCCCTCTTCGGTCTCTAGGATATGTGGATCCAGGGTGGGAGCATGGTGCTGCCCAAGATGACAGGAAGAAAAAGGTGAAATGCaattattgtgaaaaaataGTTAGTGGTGGTATCAATCGGTTTAAACAACATCTAGCTAGAATACCTGGAGAAGTTGCACCTTGTAAAAATGCTCCTGAGGAAGTAtatcttaaaataaaagaaaacatgaaatGGCATCGCACTGGAAGGAGGCATAGACGACTTGATGCTAAGGAGATATCTGCTTTCTATATGAATTCAGATAATGAAGACGAGGAGGAAGAACAGGAAGAAGATACCCATGTGAGCAATGAAAGATTGTTACTTGGAGATAAAAGGCCAGGCAAAGACTCAAGGACTTTTAAAGGGATGCCCTCTAGTAGTGGATCTGAATCATTAATGAAAAGACCACGATTAGATTCTTTGGTTCTAACAACACCAAAGAGTCAGATGCCAACATCTTACAAACAAGTGAAATTAGGGTCTAGAAAGTCTCGCAAGGAAGTTATGTCTGCAATATGCAAATTCTTTTATCATGCAGGAGTTCCTTCAAATGTGGCCAACTCCCCTTATTTCCATAAGATGTTAGAGTTGGTTGGTCAATATGGACAGGATCTGGTAGGACCTTCAAGTCGATTGATATCTGGTAGGTTTTTGCAAGATGAAACTGCAACAATTAAAAGCTACTTGCACGAGTATAAAGCTTCCTGGGCTGTTACTGGATGTTCCATCTTGGCAGATAGTTGGAGAGATACACAAGGTAGAAAATTGATCAATTTTCTAGTTTCATGCCCCCGTGGCATATATTTTGTCAGATCAGTTGATGCGACTGATATCATTGAAGATGCCACATGTTTATTCAAGTTACTTGACAAAGTAGTAGAAGATATGGGTGAGGAACACATTGTGCAG GTAATCACAGAGAATACTCCTTGTTACGAAGCTGCTGGAAAGATGCttgaagaaaagagaaaaaatttgTTCTGGACACCTTGTGCTGCTTATTGTATTGATCAGATGCTTGAAGATTTTGGTAAAATAAAACTGGTTGGAGAGTGCATTGATAAAGGCCAAAAGATTACTAAGTTCATCTATAATCAAATTGGGTTGTTAAATCTCATGAAAAAAGAGTTTACAGGGGGACAGGAGCTTCTGAGGCCATCTTTTACCCAGTATGCTTCGAGTTTTGCTACTCTACAAAGTTTATTGGATCACAGGATTGGCCTTAAAAGAATGtttcaatcaaataaatggCTTCTATCACGCTTTTCAAAATCTGATGATGGTAAGGAAGTGGAGAAGATTGTGTTGAATGCCACATTTTGGAAAAAGGTTCAGTATATTAGAAAATCAGTAGACCCCATAATGCTGGTGCTTCAAAAAGTTAATGGTGATGAGAACCTTTCAATGCCATATATCTACAATGATATGTATAGGGCAAAGCTCACAATCAAAAGTAATCACGGTGATGATGCAAGGAAGTATGGACCTTTTTGGAGTGTAATTGATAGTCACTGGACTTCACTGTTCCACCACCCTCTATATCTAGCTGCTTTCTACTTGAATCCGTCCTACCGTTATCGTCCTGATTTTGTTGCG CATCCAGATGTTGTACGTGGACTAAACTCTTGTCTTGTTCGATTGGAGCCAGATAGTGGAAGAAGGATTTCTGCATCTATGCAG ATTTCTGATTTCGGTTCTGCAAAAGCTGATTTTGGAACTGACTTGGCAATTAGCACTAGATCAGAGCTTAATCCAG CTGCATGGTGGCAACAACATGGGATAAATTGCTTGGAGCTGCAACGAATTGCTGTACGTATATTGAGTCAGACTTGTTCGTCGTTTGGGTGTGAGCATTCATGGAGTACGTATGATCAAAATCACAACCAAAGACGAAATCGCATAGCACAAAAAAGCCTAAATGACTTTGTGTTTGTCCATTACAACTTGAGACTTAGGGAACGCCAAACACGAAGAAGGTCTAATGACTCGATCACCGTTGATGGTGTTCTGCAAGAAAGTTTACTATATGACTGGCTGGTTGATGCCGATAAACAAGTGTTGCCAGATGATGAG GAAATGCTTTATAGCGAAATGGAACAAGGTGATGCATACGAAAATGAAATGATTGAATATGAAGATGGAAATCCCCTGTGTGAGGGGAGAAAGGGATCCCTGGAGATGGTGAGTTTGGCTGTTGCCAACGTGCAACAACAACCTTTGGATGTGAATCCCCCTCATAACACAGGCACTACtactgatgatgatgatgctgcTGATCTCAATTttcttgatgatgatgatttgagTGACTAG
- the LOC127809864 gene encoding uncharacterized protein LOC127809864 isoform X2, giving the protein MVEEMASLRSTGLVDPGWDHGVAQDERKKKVRCNYCGKIVSGGIYRLKQHLARVSGEVTYCDKAPEDVCLKMRENLEGCRFGKKPKQIEYDEQTYLSFPSNEDVEEEEHIGYKSKGKQLMGDKGLVINLAPLRSLGYVDPGWEHGAAQDDRKKKVKCNYCEKIVSGGINRFKQHLARIPGEVAPCKNAPEEVYLKIKENMKWHRTGRRHRRLDAKEISAFYMNSDNEDEEEEQEEDTHVSNERLLLGDKRPGKDSRTFKGMPSSSGSESLMKRPRLDSLVLTTPKSQMPTSYKQVKLGSRKSRKEVMSAICKFFYHAGVPSNVANSPYFHKMLELVGQYGQDLVGPSSRLISGRFLQDETATIKSYLHEYKASWAVTGCSILADSWRDTQGRKLINFLVSCPRGIYFVRSVDATDIIEDATCLFKLLDKVVEDMGEEHIVQVITENTPCYEAAGKMLEEKRKNLFWTPCAAYCIDQMLEDFGKIKLVGECIDKGQKITKFIYNQIGLLNLMKKEFTGGQELLRPSFTQYASSFATLQSLLDHRIGLKRMFQSNKWLLSRFSKSDDGKEVEKIVLNATFWKKVQYIRKSVDPIMLVLQKVNGDENLSMPYIYNDMYRAKLTIKSNHGDDARKYGPFWSVIDSHWTSLFHHPLYLAAFYLNPSYRYRPDFVAHPDVVRGLNSCLVRLEPDSGRRISASMQISDFGSAKADFGTDLAISTRSELNPVMPTINVVFSPCQLHGGNNMG; this is encoded by the exons ATGGTTGAAGAGATGGCATCACTTCGATCTACTGGACTTGTTGACCCTGGATGGGACCATGGTGTTGCTCAagatgagaggaagaagaaggtcaGATGCAATTACTGCGGAAAAATAGTCAGTGGAGGGATATACAGATTGAAGCAACATTTGGCTCGAGTTTCTGGAGAAGTAACATACTGTGACAAGGCTCCAGAGGATGTTTGCctgaaaatgagagaaaatctAGAAGGATGTCGTTTTGGTAAGAAACCTAAACAAATTGAATATGATGAGCAAACATACTTGAGTTTCCCGTCCAATGAAGATGTAGAGGAGGAAGAGCATATTGGGTATAAAAGCAAAGGAAAACAGTTGATGGGTGATAAAGGTTTGGTCATAAATTTGGCCCCTCTTCGGTCTCTAGGATATGTGGATCCAGGGTGGGAGCATGGTGCTGCCCAAGATGACAGGAAGAAAAAGGTGAAATGCaattattgtgaaaaaataGTTAGTGGTGGTATCAATCGGTTTAAACAACATCTAGCTAGAATACCTGGAGAAGTTGCACCTTGTAAAAATGCTCCTGAGGAAGTAtatcttaaaataaaagaaaacatgaaatGGCATCGCACTGGAAGGAGGCATAGACGACTTGATGCTAAGGAGATATCTGCTTTCTATATGAATTCAGATAATGAAGACGAGGAGGAAGAACAGGAAGAAGATACCCATGTGAGCAATGAAAGATTGTTACTTGGAGATAAAAGGCCAGGCAAAGACTCAAGGACTTTTAAAGGGATGCCCTCTAGTAGTGGATCTGAATCATTAATGAAAAGACCACGATTAGATTCTTTGGTTCTAACAACACCAAAGAGTCAGATGCCAACATCTTACAAACAAGTGAAATTAGGGTCTAGAAAGTCTCGCAAGGAAGTTATGTCTGCAATATGCAAATTCTTTTATCATGCAGGAGTTCCTTCAAATGTGGCCAACTCCCCTTATTTCCATAAGATGTTAGAGTTGGTTGGTCAATATGGACAGGATCTGGTAGGACCTTCAAGTCGATTGATATCTGGTAGGTTTTTGCAAGATGAAACTGCAACAATTAAAAGCTACTTGCACGAGTATAAAGCTTCCTGGGCTGTTACTGGATGTTCCATCTTGGCAGATAGTTGGAGAGATACACAAGGTAGAAAATTGATCAATTTTCTAGTTTCATGCCCCCGTGGCATATATTTTGTCAGATCAGTTGATGCGACTGATATCATTGAAGATGCCACATGTTTATTCAAGTTACTTGACAAAGTAGTAGAAGATATGGGTGAGGAACACATTGTGCAG GTAATCACAGAGAATACTCCTTGTTACGAAGCTGCTGGAAAGATGCttgaagaaaagagaaaaaatttgTTCTGGACACCTTGTGCTGCTTATTGTATTGATCAGATGCTTGAAGATTTTGGTAAAATAAAACTGGTTGGAGAGTGCATTGATAAAGGCCAAAAGATTACTAAGTTCATCTATAATCAAATTGGGTTGTTAAATCTCATGAAAAAAGAGTTTACAGGGGGACAGGAGCTTCTGAGGCCATCTTTTACCCAGTATGCTTCGAGTTTTGCTACTCTACAAAGTTTATTGGATCACAGGATTGGCCTTAAAAGAATGtttcaatcaaataaatggCTTCTATCACGCTTTTCAAAATCTGATGATGGTAAGGAAGTGGAGAAGATTGTGTTGAATGCCACATTTTGGAAAAAGGTTCAGTATATTAGAAAATCAGTAGACCCCATAATGCTGGTGCTTCAAAAAGTTAATGGTGATGAGAACCTTTCAATGCCATATATCTACAATGATATGTATAGGGCAAAGCTCACAATCAAAAGTAATCACGGTGATGATGCAAGGAAGTATGGACCTTTTTGGAGTGTAATTGATAGTCACTGGACTTCACTGTTCCACCACCCTCTATATCTAGCTGCTTTCTACTTGAATCCGTCCTACCGTTATCGTCCTGATTTTGTTGCG CATCCAGATGTTGTACGTGGACTAAACTCTTGTCTTGTTCGATTGGAGCCAGATAGTGGAAGAAGGATTTCTGCATCTATGCAG ATTTCTGATTTCGGTTCTGCAAAAGCTGATTTTGGAACTGACTTGGCAATTAGCACTAGATCAGAGCTTAATCCAG TTATGCCAACTATAAATGTGGTATTTTCCCCTTGCCAGCTGCATGGTGGCAACAACATGGGATAA
- the LOC127809864 gene encoding uncharacterized protein LOC127809864 isoform X3 gives MVEEMASLRSTGLVDPGWDHGVAQDERKKKVRCNYCGKIVSGGIYRLKQHLARVSGEVTYCDKAPEDVCLKMRENLEGCRFGKKPKQIEYDEQTYLSFPSNEDVEEEEHIGYKSKGKQLMGDKGLVINLAPLRSLGYVDPGWEHGAAQDDRKKKVKCNYCEKIVSGGINRFKQHLARIPGEVAPCKNAPEEVYLKIKENMKWHRTGRRHRRLDAKEISAFYMNSDNEDEEEEQEEDTHVSNERLLLGDKRPGKDSRTFKGMPSSSGSESLMKRPRLDSLVLTTPKSQMPTSYKQVKLGSRKSRKEVMSAICKFFYHAGVPSNVANSPYFHKMLELVGQYGQDLVGPSSRLISGRFLQDETATIKSYLHEYKASWAVTGCSILADSWRDTQGRKLINFLVSCPRGIYFVRSVDATDIIEDATCLFKLLDKVVEDMGEEHIVQVITENTPCYEAAGKMLEEKRKNLFWTPCAAYCIDQMLEDFGKIKLVGECIDKGQKITKFIYNQIGLLNLMKKEFTGGQELLRPSFTQYASSFATLQSLLDHRIGLKRMFQSNKWLLSRFSKSDDGKEVEKIVLNATFWKKVQYIRKSVDPIMLVLQKVNGDENLSMPYIYNDMYRAKLTIKSNHGDDARKYGPFWSVIDSHWTSLFHHPLYLAAFYLNPSYRYRPDFVAHPDVVRGLNSCLVRLEPDSGRRISASMQFNAVTLCFRFLISVLQKLILELTWQLALDQSLIQLHGGNNMG, from the exons ATGGTTGAAGAGATGGCATCACTTCGATCTACTGGACTTGTTGACCCTGGATGGGACCATGGTGTTGCTCAagatgagaggaagaagaaggtcaGATGCAATTACTGCGGAAAAATAGTCAGTGGAGGGATATACAGATTGAAGCAACATTTGGCTCGAGTTTCTGGAGAAGTAACATACTGTGACAAGGCTCCAGAGGATGTTTGCctgaaaatgagagaaaatctAGAAGGATGTCGTTTTGGTAAGAAACCTAAACAAATTGAATATGATGAGCAAACATACTTGAGTTTCCCGTCCAATGAAGATGTAGAGGAGGAAGAGCATATTGGGTATAAAAGCAAAGGAAAACAGTTGATGGGTGATAAAGGTTTGGTCATAAATTTGGCCCCTCTTCGGTCTCTAGGATATGTGGATCCAGGGTGGGAGCATGGTGCTGCCCAAGATGACAGGAAGAAAAAGGTGAAATGCaattattgtgaaaaaataGTTAGTGGTGGTATCAATCGGTTTAAACAACATCTAGCTAGAATACCTGGAGAAGTTGCACCTTGTAAAAATGCTCCTGAGGAAGTAtatcttaaaataaaagaaaacatgaaatGGCATCGCACTGGAAGGAGGCATAGACGACTTGATGCTAAGGAGATATCTGCTTTCTATATGAATTCAGATAATGAAGACGAGGAGGAAGAACAGGAAGAAGATACCCATGTGAGCAATGAAAGATTGTTACTTGGAGATAAAAGGCCAGGCAAAGACTCAAGGACTTTTAAAGGGATGCCCTCTAGTAGTGGATCTGAATCATTAATGAAAAGACCACGATTAGATTCTTTGGTTCTAACAACACCAAAGAGTCAGATGCCAACATCTTACAAACAAGTGAAATTAGGGTCTAGAAAGTCTCGCAAGGAAGTTATGTCTGCAATATGCAAATTCTTTTATCATGCAGGAGTTCCTTCAAATGTGGCCAACTCCCCTTATTTCCATAAGATGTTAGAGTTGGTTGGTCAATATGGACAGGATCTGGTAGGACCTTCAAGTCGATTGATATCTGGTAGGTTTTTGCAAGATGAAACTGCAACAATTAAAAGCTACTTGCACGAGTATAAAGCTTCCTGGGCTGTTACTGGATGTTCCATCTTGGCAGATAGTTGGAGAGATACACAAGGTAGAAAATTGATCAATTTTCTAGTTTCATGCCCCCGTGGCATATATTTTGTCAGATCAGTTGATGCGACTGATATCATTGAAGATGCCACATGTTTATTCAAGTTACTTGACAAAGTAGTAGAAGATATGGGTGAGGAACACATTGTGCAG GTAATCACAGAGAATACTCCTTGTTACGAAGCTGCTGGAAAGATGCttgaagaaaagagaaaaaatttgTTCTGGACACCTTGTGCTGCTTATTGTATTGATCAGATGCTTGAAGATTTTGGTAAAATAAAACTGGTTGGAGAGTGCATTGATAAAGGCCAAAAGATTACTAAGTTCATCTATAATCAAATTGGGTTGTTAAATCTCATGAAAAAAGAGTTTACAGGGGGACAGGAGCTTCTGAGGCCATCTTTTACCCAGTATGCTTCGAGTTTTGCTACTCTACAAAGTTTATTGGATCACAGGATTGGCCTTAAAAGAATGtttcaatcaaataaatggCTTCTATCACGCTTTTCAAAATCTGATGATGGTAAGGAAGTGGAGAAGATTGTGTTGAATGCCACATTTTGGAAAAAGGTTCAGTATATTAGAAAATCAGTAGACCCCATAATGCTGGTGCTTCAAAAAGTTAATGGTGATGAGAACCTTTCAATGCCATATATCTACAATGATATGTATAGGGCAAAGCTCACAATCAAAAGTAATCACGGTGATGATGCAAGGAAGTATGGACCTTTTTGGAGTGTAATTGATAGTCACTGGACTTCACTGTTCCACCACCCTCTATATCTAGCTGCTTTCTACTTGAATCCGTCCTACCGTTATCGTCCTGATTTTGTTGCG CATCCAGATGTTGTACGTGGACTAAACTCTTGTCTTGTTCGATTGGAGCCAGATAGTGGAAGAAGGATTTCTGCATCTATGCAG TTCAATGCTGTGACGCTCTGTTTCAGATTTCTGATTTCGGTTCTGCAAAAGCTGATTTTGGAACTGACTTGGCAATTAGCACTAGATCAGAGCTTAATCCAG CTGCATGGTGGCAACAACATGGGATAA
- the LOC127809864 gene encoding uncharacterized protein LOC127809864 isoform X4: protein MVEEMASLRSTGLVDPGWDHGVAQDERKKKVRCNYCGKIVSGGIYRLKQHLARVSGEVTYCDKAPEDVCLKMRENLEGCRFGKKPKQIEYDEQTYLSFPSNEDVEEEEHIGYKSKGKQLMGDKGLVINLAPLRSLGYVDPGWEHGAAQDDRKKKVKCNYCEKIVSGGINRFKQHLARIPGEVAPCKNAPEEVYLKIKENMKWHRTGRRHRRLDAKEISAFYMNSDNEDEEEEQEEDTHVSNERLLLGDKRPGKDSRTFKGMPSSSGSESLMKRPRLDSLVLTTPKSQMPTSYKQVKLGSRKSRKEVMSAICKFFYHAGVPSNVANSPYFHKMLELVGQYGQDLVGPSSRLISGRFLQDETATIKSYLHEYKASWAVTGCSILADSWRDTQGRKLINFLVSCPRGIYFVRSVDATDIIEDATCLFKLLDKVVEDMGEEHIVQVITENTPCYEAAGKMLEEKRKNLFWTPCAAYCIDQMLEDFGKIKLVGECIDKGQKITKFIYNQIGLLNLMKKEFTGGQELLRPSFTQYASSFATLQSLLDHRIGLKRMFQSNKWLLSRFSKSDDGKEVEKIVLNATFWKKVQYIRKSVDPIMLVLQKVNGDENLSMPYIYNDMYRAKLTIKSNHGDDARKYGPFWSVIDSHWTSLFHHPLYLAAFYLNPSYRYRPDFVAHPDVVRGLNSCLVRLEPDSGRRISASMQFNAVTLCFRFLISVLQKLILELTWQLALDQSLIQLCQL, encoded by the exons ATGGTTGAAGAGATGGCATCACTTCGATCTACTGGACTTGTTGACCCTGGATGGGACCATGGTGTTGCTCAagatgagaggaagaagaaggtcaGATGCAATTACTGCGGAAAAATAGTCAGTGGAGGGATATACAGATTGAAGCAACATTTGGCTCGAGTTTCTGGAGAAGTAACATACTGTGACAAGGCTCCAGAGGATGTTTGCctgaaaatgagagaaaatctAGAAGGATGTCGTTTTGGTAAGAAACCTAAACAAATTGAATATGATGAGCAAACATACTTGAGTTTCCCGTCCAATGAAGATGTAGAGGAGGAAGAGCATATTGGGTATAAAAGCAAAGGAAAACAGTTGATGGGTGATAAAGGTTTGGTCATAAATTTGGCCCCTCTTCGGTCTCTAGGATATGTGGATCCAGGGTGGGAGCATGGTGCTGCCCAAGATGACAGGAAGAAAAAGGTGAAATGCaattattgtgaaaaaataGTTAGTGGTGGTATCAATCGGTTTAAACAACATCTAGCTAGAATACCTGGAGAAGTTGCACCTTGTAAAAATGCTCCTGAGGAAGTAtatcttaaaataaaagaaaacatgaaatGGCATCGCACTGGAAGGAGGCATAGACGACTTGATGCTAAGGAGATATCTGCTTTCTATATGAATTCAGATAATGAAGACGAGGAGGAAGAACAGGAAGAAGATACCCATGTGAGCAATGAAAGATTGTTACTTGGAGATAAAAGGCCAGGCAAAGACTCAAGGACTTTTAAAGGGATGCCCTCTAGTAGTGGATCTGAATCATTAATGAAAAGACCACGATTAGATTCTTTGGTTCTAACAACACCAAAGAGTCAGATGCCAACATCTTACAAACAAGTGAAATTAGGGTCTAGAAAGTCTCGCAAGGAAGTTATGTCTGCAATATGCAAATTCTTTTATCATGCAGGAGTTCCTTCAAATGTGGCCAACTCCCCTTATTTCCATAAGATGTTAGAGTTGGTTGGTCAATATGGACAGGATCTGGTAGGACCTTCAAGTCGATTGATATCTGGTAGGTTTTTGCAAGATGAAACTGCAACAATTAAAAGCTACTTGCACGAGTATAAAGCTTCCTGGGCTGTTACTGGATGTTCCATCTTGGCAGATAGTTGGAGAGATACACAAGGTAGAAAATTGATCAATTTTCTAGTTTCATGCCCCCGTGGCATATATTTTGTCAGATCAGTTGATGCGACTGATATCATTGAAGATGCCACATGTTTATTCAAGTTACTTGACAAAGTAGTAGAAGATATGGGTGAGGAACACATTGTGCAG GTAATCACAGAGAATACTCCTTGTTACGAAGCTGCTGGAAAGATGCttgaagaaaagagaaaaaatttgTTCTGGACACCTTGTGCTGCTTATTGTATTGATCAGATGCTTGAAGATTTTGGTAAAATAAAACTGGTTGGAGAGTGCATTGATAAAGGCCAAAAGATTACTAAGTTCATCTATAATCAAATTGGGTTGTTAAATCTCATGAAAAAAGAGTTTACAGGGGGACAGGAGCTTCTGAGGCCATCTTTTACCCAGTATGCTTCGAGTTTTGCTACTCTACAAAGTTTATTGGATCACAGGATTGGCCTTAAAAGAATGtttcaatcaaataaatggCTTCTATCACGCTTTTCAAAATCTGATGATGGTAAGGAAGTGGAGAAGATTGTGTTGAATGCCACATTTTGGAAAAAGGTTCAGTATATTAGAAAATCAGTAGACCCCATAATGCTGGTGCTTCAAAAAGTTAATGGTGATGAGAACCTTTCAATGCCATATATCTACAATGATATGTATAGGGCAAAGCTCACAATCAAAAGTAATCACGGTGATGATGCAAGGAAGTATGGACCTTTTTGGAGTGTAATTGATAGTCACTGGACTTCACTGTTCCACCACCCTCTATATCTAGCTGCTTTCTACTTGAATCCGTCCTACCGTTATCGTCCTGATTTTGTTGCG CATCCAGATGTTGTACGTGGACTAAACTCTTGTCTTGTTCGATTGGAGCCAGATAGTGGAAGAAGGATTTCTGCATCTATGCAG TTCAATGCTGTGACGCTCTGTTTCAGATTTCTGATTTCGGTTCTGCAAAAGCTGATTTTGGAACTGACTTGGCAATTAGCACTAGATCAGAGCTTAATCCAG TTATGCCAACTATAA